One stretch of Aquimarina sp. Aq107 DNA includes these proteins:
- a CDS encoding CHAT domain-containing protein, producing MSSVKDTTHILEMSHFFSVQWYNKKKYDLAIKYAKIEISHFNDQLKKSVSYENALYNLGRFYFKNREFTKGVWCFNNVIEANITRIKVARSYGELGKHYRRKGELYKALNYSKKGIYLLETDSNKNSSLESSLLSLYINTTIICDELDTKTSSRQGVELLKNADSLIQLNERLLSQKNFYSLNVTYANLYANAYLKDFSKSKYYYIKNLERGMEQKDSSVISNSYVNLGELYFDYQKDSALFYLQRSLIFNKNNENRKAESYRNIANYFRERGNYKLALQNIENSLSWSFGLNGELTNRTPSELQLFDTDDRRNVFRALRSKIIILFDLYEKTKDLTYLEQVINTVTISDRLVTVIIENSFEINTKLLWRKEVSDTYTMGVRAAYLLGDNASLFRFMEKNKGLLLIQGVKENTIQYDLPKELLDKRLALKENILSLEANIHHNQDIYSKEKDSLFELKKSYQAFNDSLHKLNPKYFDKRLRIKPSALLQVKEKLDSYTVIISYTLDEQNVEEKNVFGLVITSKNTFSFKVKNANDLLVNLDKYRRLISRPLKKKKELISFKDVSYAIYQQLFPGDHFKKMIKNKHLVLIPDVAMQNIPFEAFNVSPESLKYLIEQNDMSYAYSASFLEYNSKAERKTNLDFVGFAPIQFSNANLPELSTTEEEVFSINTILNGETYLFEQASKEIFMKKSMDAKIIHLATHANSGEKPEIYFFQDTIKLHELYTYKNNSDLVVLSACQTNLGKINKGEGVFSLARGFFYAGANTVISSLWNVNDTSTSSIMKYFYEDLNASSSKVEALSNAKRKYLKEHSLSEASPYYWASFVLIGDTNQAFENNFIPYYIMGSLIFIFFIFIFFKKKWVTNHKSMKS from the coding sequence TTGAGCTCAGTAAAAGATACTACTCATATTCTAGAAATGTCTCATTTTTTTTCTGTGCAGTGGTACAATAAAAAAAAATATGATCTAGCGATAAAGTATGCGAAGATTGAGATAAGTCATTTTAATGATCAGTTAAAAAAAAGTGTTTCTTATGAAAATGCACTTTATAATTTAGGGAGATTTTATTTTAAAAATAGAGAATTTACTAAGGGAGTTTGGTGTTTTAATAATGTGATAGAAGCTAATATTACAAGAATCAAGGTAGCGAGATCATATGGAGAGTTAGGTAAACATTATAGACGAAAAGGAGAACTATATAAAGCGTTGAATTACTCCAAAAAAGGAATTTACTTATTAGAAACGGATTCAAATAAGAACAGTTCTTTAGAGTCAAGCCTTTTATCTTTATACATTAATACTACGATTATTTGCGATGAGTTAGATACCAAAACATCCTCTAGGCAAGGGGTTGAATTATTAAAAAACGCGGATAGTTTAATACAATTAAACGAAAGACTACTTTCACAAAAAAACTTTTATTCATTAAACGTTACTTATGCAAATTTATATGCTAATGCATACCTGAAAGATTTTAGCAAATCCAAATATTATTATATTAAGAATTTAGAAAGAGGAATGGAACAAAAGGACTCTTCGGTAATTTCTAATTCATATGTAAATTTAGGGGAGTTGTATTTTGATTATCAAAAAGATAGTGCGTTATTCTATCTACAGCGAAGTTTGATATTTAATAAAAATAATGAAAACAGAAAGGCCGAAAGTTATAGAAATATTGCAAACTATTTTAGAGAACGTGGGAATTACAAATTAGCTCTTCAAAATATTGAAAATTCATTGAGTTGGAGTTTTGGACTAAATGGCGAGTTGACTAATCGTACTCCATCAGAACTACAATTGTTCGATACGGATGATAGAAGAAATGTTTTTAGAGCATTACGAAGTAAAATAATAATTCTATTTGATTTATACGAAAAAACTAAAGATCTTACATATCTAGAACAAGTAATCAATACAGTAACAATTAGTGATCGACTTGTTACTGTAATCATAGAGAACAGTTTCGAGATTAATACAAAATTATTATGGCGTAAAGAGGTTTCTGACACCTATACCATGGGAGTACGAGCAGCATATCTTTTAGGGGATAATGCTTCTTTATTCCGTTTTATGGAAAAAAACAAGGGCTTATTACTAATACAAGGTGTTAAAGAAAATACAATTCAATATGATTTGCCAAAGGAGTTACTCGATAAAAGACTAGCATTAAAAGAGAATATTTTAAGTCTAGAAGCTAACATACACCACAATCAGGATATTTATAGTAAAGAAAAAGATTCCTTGTTCGAATTAAAAAAGTCTTATCAAGCTTTTAATGATTCACTCCATAAGCTAAATCCGAAATACTTTGATAAAAGATTAAGAATAAAGCCGTCCGCACTTTTACAAGTAAAGGAAAAGTTAGATTCGTATACAGTAATTATTTCATACACGCTCGATGAACAAAATGTTGAAGAGAAAAATGTTTTTGGACTCGTAATCACTTCTAAAAATACGTTTAGTTTTAAAGTAAAAAACGCCAATGATTTATTAGTTAATTTAGATAAGTATCGAAGATTAATATCGAGGCCTTTAAAAAAGAAAAAAGAATTGATCTCTTTTAAAGATGTTTCTTACGCTATCTATCAACAACTTTTTCCTGGAGACCATTTTAAAAAAATGATTAAGAATAAACATTTGGTACTTATTCCAGATGTTGCTATGCAAAACATCCCTTTTGAAGCTTTTAATGTAAGTCCGGAATCATTGAAATATCTAATTGAGCAAAATGACATGAGTTATGCATATTCTGCATCCTTTTTAGAATATAATAGTAAAGCCGAAAGAAAAACGAATCTTGATTTTGTTGGATTTGCACCAATTCAATTTTCGAATGCTAATCTTCCAGAGCTTAGTACTACCGAGGAAGAAGTTTTTTCAATTAATACTATTTTAAATGGAGAGACATATTTGTTTGAACAAGCAAGTAAAGAAATATTTATGAAAAAGAGTATGGATGCAAAGATTATACATTTGGCTACTCACGCGAATTCCGGAGAAAAGCCTGAGATTTACTTTTTTCAAGATACTATTAAACTTCATGAGCTATACACCTATAAAAATAATTCAGATCTCGTAGTGTTAAGTGCATGCCAAACCAACCTGGGAAAAATTAATAAAGGTGAGGGTGTCTTTAGTTTAGCAAGAGGGTTCTTTTATGCTGGAGCAAATACTGTTATTTCATCCTTATGGAATGTTAATGATACCTCTACTTCTAGTATTATGAAATATTTCTATGAAGATTTGAATGCTTCTTCATCTAAAGTAGAAGCGTTAAGTAATGCTAAAAGAAAATACTTAAAAGAACATTCATTGTCGGAAGCGTCTCCCTATTATTGGGCTTCTTTTGTATTAATTGGAGATACCAATCAAGCTTTTGAAAACAACTTTATTCCCTATTATATCATGGGATCTCTAATTTTCATCTTCTTTATTTTTATTTTTTTTAAAAAAAAATGGGTAACAAATCATAAAAGTATGAAGAGTTAG